AATGACCGAATATGTCGTCACCGGGCTGCTGACACAATTTGCAGAAGACCTTAACGTAGATATATCAACAACAGGATTGCTGCTGAGTGTCTATGCCATAAGCGTAGCCATATTTGGGCCACTCCTTCGAATCATAACAATCAAATATTCACCAAAACCATTACTCCTGGGATTTATGGCTATATTTATTATCAGTAATTTGATTGCCGCAAACGCATCTAGTTTTGAAATGTTATTATTATCCAGATTATTTTCAGCTATCATGCATGCTCCATTTTTCGGAGTCTGTATGAACTTGGCCGTTCGTATTTCCGAACCAGCAAAGCGCACCAGTGCCATTTCCGCTGTTCAAGGTGGTCTTACAATTGCCGTCATGCTGGGCGTTCCTTTCGGTTCCTTTCTCGGTGGACTGCTTAACTGGAGACTCGTATTCTGGTTCATTGCTCTAATCGGAATTTTGACTTTTATTGGTCTGGCTATTGTTACACCAAACGTTAAACCAGCTGAAGCATCAAATTTGAAAAAGGAACTTAGAAACTTAAAAAATAAAAATGTCATCATGGTGATTGCGATTATCGTGTTTGGCCTTTCGGGGATCTTTACTGCTTATACATTTAATGAGCCGATGCTTCGAAAAATAGCAGATTTTGATATCACTGGTGTCACCGCCGGATTATTTTTCTTCGGACTTGGCGGTGTGATTGGAAACATTGCTTCCGGAAAAATCCGCCCAAGTCGTTTAACATCGTGGCTTATTGCCTCTCTGGGAGCCTTTGCCGTAGTACTTGCACTTTATACACTTTTGATTCAACATGCTTTCTTGGCATTGATTATGAGCTTTTTGTTTGGAGCGGGAGCATTTGGCTTAGCACCTATCTTAAATGCCAAGATTATTATCGCATCACCGGAGGCTCCTTCTTTATCGGGTACCGTTGCAGCCTCTGTTTTCAACTTGGCCAATTGCATCGGCGCCACACTAGGTTCCTTTTTGCTTGATGCGGGATTGTCATATACATTGATCACTCTTGTCGCCGCAGGAATGTTGGTGTTTGGAATGATTCTAACTATTGTCATGTTTAAAGTTGAGGATAGATCATTATTTCAATGAAACGGGAAATGGCTCGATGTCTCTTCATTTCGATTAGACTTTTGAAGCATTGCAGTATAATTTACAAGCAATTAAAGAAAATAAGCAAACTCCACGAAAACCCTGTTCTTGTTTTAGAACAGGGTTTGGTGTAAATAAATTAATTGGGTAAAACTAGTTTAGTTTCATAATAATAGGAGGTGATCAGCAACTTGTATTTGTTTTTTCTGTGTTTTCCGGATAACTTTTCAGGCCAAAAAGTTTAGCATAGTTAAACATAATCCTTCATATATTTAAATGAATTTCATCCTTTTCTTCCTTTATCCAGTATATCTTCAACATATTCCTTTAAATCATCATTATTGCGGTACATACGATACAACTCCTTTAAAGCCTTTAGTTATTGAATATCATGCACTTGAAAAGAGGTCTTTATACATGAGAATAGAAATTGAGATGAAAGATGAAACTTATGAAAAGATAAAGAATGTGATTGATTGGATTAATTTAGATAATTCATTCCGTGGAAAAAGTGATACTCCAGAAGCTAAAATTGAGGATTTTATAAAAGGTGCAGCAATTTCTAAATTATTGGATGTGGAATCCATGTCTCCTTTACTAAATTCTAAAGTAGAGGATGGTTTAGAAATTAAAAATCGGTTTAAGGCCATTGCTAAAGAAAAGAAAATTAAACAAATTGATATTTGTAAAAGAACTGGGCTTAAAAAGGCAAACCTTAGTTTAATTTTTAATAATGAAAAGACATTGAGAGCTGATACTTTTTTTGCTATTTGGCTGACATTGGGCTGTCCTCCTATTCATGATTGTTTATATATTAAAAAATCCGACTGAAATAGGAATAAAACGAGGAAAAAAACTCGTTTTTTTTATTTTTTTGGAATAGTACAAGTCATCATCACCATACGTTTAACTAAACTAAATAAAACAAAGCAAAAGTTTCGAATGGTTAAACTTCAGGGGGTTATTAAATAAATGAATCCCTGCGGTTTATTGCAGCAACAGCATTTGAAAACTTCACTGAAATTATGTGCGAAATGCTTTTCGTGGTGGCTCATCCCTCTGATTCAAGAAGAAAGGGGTTGAGAGAATGACGGTTTTCGAAAGCTTGGTCATATGTTTTTCGTTTGCTTCTTTGATCGTAGCTGTACTGTCTTTTCACCAAAAAAAATAACCACCCATATCGCCTTAGCCAGCAATTAGTGTGGTTATTTTTCGTTGATCCGTGAGCTGCCCTTTTAAGCTGCTGCACAAACCCGCTTGGTGTTACAGCACCAAGCCTTTTTTTATATTGTATGACTATCTCAATATATAGATACCCGAATTTAGTCTTTTTTAAAGAACTTTGACCATGAGGATTTTTTAGCTTACTGCATTTGCTTTAAGTTATCTATTTTACGGGTATAATACAATATGGAACGATAAAACTAATGAGCGGATGCAGTTAAAATTATTCTTGGCTTAGCAAGGCTGCATTTATTCATGCTCTTCGGTAAGTCACCGAAACCCATAAGCCTCTCATACTTTTCCAAAAGTTTCATCCATTGTTTCTCTCAGCTCATTTTATTACTTCACAGTAATTACCAATGTATTATAAAGTTATAATAAAGCTACCTTTGAAGTGCAAGAAACTGATATTTCACTTTGATAATTTTAAACTTTTTTGCATAAGCTAAAAACCACCAATTGACATATATTTAGTTTCAAGGTATGGTTCTATTCCTTCTTGACCACCTTCTCGTCCAAGCCCACTTTCTTTCATGCCGCCAAAAGGGGCATGTGCAGCTGAAGGACCGCCATCATTCCAGCCGATAATTCCGAATTGCAGGTTTTCATGTAAGTAATTTCCTGTTCGGTAATCATTTGTAAAGAAATATGCTGCTAATCCATACGGTGTGTTGTTTGCAAGTTCGACAGCTTCCTCAATCGTTTTGAAGCTTGTAATTGGAGCTACTGGTCCGAAGGTTTCTTCAAGCATAATTTTCATGTCAGTATTTACGTTTTTTAATACCGTTGGGTGAATGTAAAAGTAGCCTTTTTCTTTATCTACTTCATATTTATCGCCAATAATAACTTCTGCTCCATTTTCTTTTGCATTATTTATTTGTTCAACAATTTTGTTATACCCTTTTTCATTAATAATTGGCCCCACATCTGTTCCCTTTTTCAGACCATTTACTACATTAAGTTTCTCTACTCCAGCAATGAATTTTTCGATGAATACACCGACAACATTCTCTTGGACAAGAATTCGGTTAGCACAGACACAAGTTTGTCCAGCATTTCTAAATTTATTGCTAACGGTTTGTTTTGCTGCGTAGTCAAGATCGGCATCTTCAGTCACAATTAATGGAAGTTATAGTTTATACGAGAGGAAGAAAAACTTTGGGCGAATCAAAAGACATTAGAAATGCCAAAACAGTAGGTGAGAGGTTACGTTCGATTCGTTTATCAAAGGGTTAACATTAAATAATATAGCTAAACAGACTGAACTTACTGCCAGTTTTATTAGTCAATTAGAAAGGGGTTTAACAACTTCTTCAATTGCATCTTTGCAAAAAATTGCTCAGGTGTTAGAGATTCCTTTAGCTTCTATCTTTGAGAATGGTGATATACAGGATTACCAAACTAACAAAGTAAGTATAGTAAGAAAAAAGGACCGAAAACATCTTTATTATCCTGAACCAGCATTAACAAAAGACTATTTACTAACTAATCTAGATGGAAAAATACAAGTTATATACTCTACTACAAAACCTGGAGGTACAAGTGGGGAGCCATATAGTCATAATAGTGATGAAGAATGTGTCATTATCATATCTGGAGAAATGGAATTAACAGTAGATACTCAAACACATACTCTATTAGAAGGGGATACAGTTAAGTTTTCCAGCCGCTTACCCCATAGTTGGAAAAATACAGGAAATGAGCCTCTGGAACTTTTATGGATCATTACCCCTCCTAATTTCTAAAGCGCGAAATAATCATTATAGTAAAATCAGCAATAAAGCAATTATTTTCAACAATTGCATCTGATTGTCTAAAATAAAAGACAAACAAAATAGCCATAGATGGTTATATTTGTTTGTCTGGCGCATCTTTAATAGTATTACAATATATAAAATTTAGCTTAACTGGCATTCTGCATTAAGCTCTTCTTCAATATCGATCAATTTAGGAACTGTACCTGCATTTTTCCAGCTCATTGTAAACTGTCCGTCTTCAGCACATCCATCACTTCTTCTTGATTCATCCTGATTCTCCCTCTCTTCTCGGTTCATCAAATAACATTGTATTTTTTTCTTTCTTTGTTCGCTTTTTGAATGGAACGGTGTTTTGCGATTTCGGTTGTTTTATGTAATTTCGGACCTCTCCTGTGTTTTTCAATCCAGCACCTTTCCATTGTTCTAAAATTTCCTCGACATTGCTAAACATACGGCCCCCTTGTTTCATGGCTAATTCAATTGCTTCCAAAATAATCTCTTCTTCCAGTTCCTCACTCCAATCATGCAAGGACTGCATGGCAATTGGGGGAAGCCCGCCAAAACTTTGTTCGTAAGCGACAAGCAATTTTTCAGATGCGATTTTTCTTCCTTCCCTTCTTCTATTCCTCAAATCATCTAGTAAGGGAAGGGATTCCGACGTTGTTTGAGACTGTGAATGGGATTGTGATGATTCAACGGAACGGGCCAATGAACTCAGCTGGTAATCAGGTGCACTTCCCTTCTTGTTCTCGTAATGTATAAATTGGTGCCGAATAAGAGTATTCCTCGCTTTGATTAGCCCCTGTTTGGATAAACCCGTTAATTTCATCAGCGTCGAGTTGGGTACATTAAATTTACTCTCGCAGCCAAATTTTTTCCATATGGTAAATAAGCTATACCATAATACAATTCCGCTGCTGGACATTTCGTTTAATAATAGCCAATCTCGAAAAGCATTCATCTCTTTCCATACATTCATGTTTTCTCTTCCTCTCTTATGATTAGGCCATTTTATCTCTCACCTATCCAATTTTACTTGCCTTCCTGGACACTTCCGGCAAAAATAAAATCCTGTGCTCTAATACGCAAATGTGAAATCTCCTGAGTGCGTAAATCATAAATGTATCCGAATGATTACCTGGAACATCAGCTGCCTCTTTTACTGGCATTGAACCGCTTATAATTTCTCCTTCATCTTTATAATCGAAAAAAGTTTGGTTTAGGGGGTGTGATTTAGTTATTTTTTTAAAATTTTTTTAGATTGCGGGGATGGAATCACGTAATACGTTGTCTAGTTAAGGTATTTGAAAAAGAGTGACTTTAACTTTAGTGGAGCAAATAGAGCAAAAAATTAGGTACCATTTTCTACTACTTTCTACTACAAAAAGAAAAGAACCCATTCTGAACTTAAATTCAAAATGGGTTGCTCATTCTATAAAAAGCTATTACTGTGCTGTAAATCCGCCATCAACAATTAGACTGTTTCCAGTCATGAAACTAGAATCATCACTGGCCATAAATAAAACCGCTTTGGCCATTTCTTCTGGTTTACCTAGGCGTTTCATTGGTGTTGCGTTTGTTAAGAAATCTCTATCCGTCTCACCTAGAATAGGAGTTTCAATAAATCCCGGACACAAGGCATTTACACGAATATTGCGTTCTGCATATTCCAAGCCAAGTGAACGTGTTAAGTTAATAACACCTGCTTTTGCTGCGTTGTATGCCGCATTACCAGGTGCACCAACCCACCCATACATGGATGCTGTGTTAACAATGACCCCAGTGCCTGCCCTCAGAAATTCTTTAATCGCAGCTTGTGCAACTAAAAATACACCATCCAGATCAACTGCCACTGTTTTTCTCCATTCGGAAAACGTTACCTCTTCTGTTGCTTTTGTCGCACCAATTCCAGCATTATTAAATAGAATATCAACTTTACCAAATGCAGATAAAGTTATATCAAAAATGTTCTTTACATTTTCCTCACTCGTTACATCGGCTTTAATGAAAACTGCTTCATAACCACCGGATTTTAATTCCGCTTCAAAAGCAGCACCTTTTTCTTCATTCATATCCACTAACACTAATTTTGCCCCTTCAGCAGCAAATAGCTGTGCTGTTGCCGCACCGATACCAGATACTCCTCCAGTGATGACAGCTACTTTATCTTGTAGTTTACCCATTGCTGATTCCCCCTGTATAATAGATATAGACAACCTAAAATTTAATAGGTTGATGTTTTTATTATAGTTGGTTACTTTTAGTAATAAAACCATTAATATCTTCATGGAAGTCTATTGTATAGACATATGTTTTTCGATTGTCTATTAATTATACATTTACTATCAAATTGTTATCGGGGGCTATCCAATGACGGAGCAACTTTCCACTCCACGTAAAAACCGAACAAAAGAACATTTTCAATTAGCACTCATTAACCTAATCAAAGAAAAAGGGTTTCATTCAGTCACAGTTAAAGATATTGTCCATGAAGCCAAATATAATCGAAGCACCTTCTATACCCATTACCAGGATAAATTTGAACTAGCAGAAGATTTAATTTCCAACATGCTCAAAGGGATGATGGAATCAGTCGGAGAACCGTATCAATTGAAACAGCAGATCCATACAGATGAGCTAACTGAAAGATACTTTAACATCATTTCCTATATTTATAAAAACCGAAACTTTTTCGAACTGATTACTTATCAGGACACTTTACCGGATCTGCATACAAGATTTCCGCAAACAATCTTAAAAATCTACCAGGAAAAGTTTCAATTTGAGACGCTTAATAACTTACCTGTTGATATGGATTACTTCAAGCGATACACGTCATATGGCCTTTATGGTCTTGTAGCTCGATGGATTAATACAGATTTTGAGACTTCCCAGGAAGAATTTATTAAAGAGGTTATTCAGTTATCACGAACACATATTGCTTCCGTTAAGTTTACTGGCAATGTTTAATTATTAGAATGGATCTTTAGTATTTTCCAAATAAACTAACCATATTGACACCACCCACCTTCTCAGTTAAGATAAAAATGAATGAAACACCGAATCGGAAGAGGTTCATAGCTGAAACCCTCTATAAAAAACTATGGATACATTGACGATTAGCCATGTCCATATTGGATGTGGCTTTTTTGTTAGAATCGTAGTTTGCTATAGCCTTTCGCAGTGTTCTTGGAAAAAATACAGGGAGGTTTTTTCATGGCTGAGATTAGCGTAGCTTAAGCTTTAAATGAATAAACAATATGGTAATAAAGTGTACATATTTTGTTTGCTTTTTGCTGCTTAAATGTATAAGGACATGGTTATACATATCGTAATAAAAATATTATCAAAAAATAGAAAGAGGTTTTAGCGACCCTCTATAAAAAACTAAGAAAACAGCCTTTCTTAGTGCTGTTTTTTTCTATTGGAGAGGAG
This region of Oceanobacillus sp. FSL K6-2867 genomic DNA includes:
- a CDS encoding MFS transporter — its product is MQKNFSRKTILSIFMLGTFAIGMTEYVVTGLLTQFAEDLNVDISTTGLLLSVYAISVAIFGPLLRIITIKYSPKPLLLGFMAIFIISNLIAANASSFEMLLLSRLFSAIMHAPFFGVCMNLAVRISEPAKRTSAISAVQGGLTIAVMLGVPFGSFLGGLLNWRLVFWFIALIGILTFIGLAIVTPNVKPAEASNLKKELRNLKNKNVIMVIAIIVFGLSGIFTAYTFNEPMLRKIADFDITGVTAGLFFFGLGGVIGNIASGKIRPSRLTSWLIASLGAFAVVLALYTLLIQHAFLALIMSFLFGAGAFGLAPILNAKIIIASPEAPSLSGTVAASVFNLANCIGATLGSFLLDAGLSYTLITLVAAGMLVFGMILTIVMFKVEDRSLFQ
- a CDS encoding helix-turn-helix domain-containing protein — encoded protein: MRIEIEMKDETYEKIKNVIDWINLDNSFRGKSDTPEAKIEDFIKGAAISKLLDVESMSPLLNSKVEDGLEIKNRFKAIAKEKKIKQIDICKRTGLKKANLSLIFNNEKTLRADTFFAIWLTLGCPPIHDCLYIKKSD
- a CDS encoding cupin domain-containing protein gives rise to the protein MKGLTLNNIAKQTELTASFISQLERGLTTSSIASLQKIAQVLEIPLASIFENGDIQDYQTNKVSIVRKKDRKHLYYPEPALTKDYLLTNLDGKIQVIYSTTKPGGTSGEPYSHNSDEECVIIISGEMELTVDTQTHTLLEGDTVKFSSRLPHSWKNTGNEPLELLWIITPPNF
- a CDS encoding DnaD domain protein: MNVWKEMNAFRDWLLLNEMSSSGIVLWYSLFTIWKKFGCESKFNVPNSTLMKLTGLSKQGLIKARNTLIRHQFIHYENKKGSAPDYQLSSLARSVESSQSHSQSQTTSESLPLLDDLRNRRREGRKIASEKLLVAYEQSFGGLPPIAMQSLHDWSEELEEEIILEAIELAMKQGGRMFSNVEEILEQWKGAGLKNTGEVRNYIKQPKSQNTVPFKKRTKKEKNTMLFDEPRREGESG
- a CDS encoding SDR family NAD(P)-dependent oxidoreductase — its product is MGKLQDKVAVITGGVSGIGAATAQLFAAEGAKLVLVDMNEEKGAAFEAELKSGGYEAVFIKADVTSEENVKNIFDITLSAFGKVDILFNNAGIGATKATEEVTFSEWRKTVAVDLDGVFLVAQAAIKEFLRAGTGVIVNTASMYGWVGAPGNAAYNAAKAGVINLTRSLGLEYAERNIRVNALCPGFIETPILGETDRDFLTNATPMKRLGKPEEMAKAVLFMASDDSSFMTGNSLIVDGGFTAQ
- a CDS encoding TetR/AcrR family transcriptional regulator, encoding MTEQLSTPRKNRTKEHFQLALINLIKEKGFHSVTVKDIVHEAKYNRSTFYTHYQDKFELAEDLISNMLKGMMESVGEPYQLKQQIHTDELTERYFNIISYIYKNRNFFELITYQDTLPDLHTRFPQTILKIYQEKFQFETLNNLPVDMDYFKRYTSYGLYGLVARWINTDFETSQEEFIKEVIQLSRTHIASVKFTGNV